A region of Candidatus Liberibacter africanus PTSAPSY DNA encodes the following proteins:
- the rpmA gene encoding 50S ribosomal protein L27 produces the protein MAHKKSGGSTQNGRDSAGRRLGLKKFGGQAVIAGNIIVRQRGTRYHPGSNVGMGKDHTIFALVDGNVHFKTVAKRRPRVSVIPRIEDVK, from the coding sequence ATGGCACATAAAAAATCTGGTGGTTCAACGCAAAACGGAAGAGACTCTGCGGGAAGACGTCTCGGTTTAAAAAAATTCGGCGGGCAAGCAGTAATAGCGGGGAATATAATTGTACGTCAACGTGGAACACGTTACCACCCAGGATCTAATGTAGGCATGGGTAAAGATCACACTATTTTTGCACTTGTTGATGGAAATGTACATTTTAAAACCGTTGCAAAAAGAAGACCACGTGTATCTGTAATCCCACGGATAGAAGATGTTAAATAA
- the rplU gene encoding 50S ribosomal protein L21, translated as MFAVIKHGGKQSIVSSTDTITVEKIVAKDGDNIRFDNVLAIGEDNNISIGSPCVEGAYVEAEVIKQIRTKKVIVFKKRRRQNYRRTRGHRQEMTVVRITGIVT; from the coding sequence ATGTTTGCAGTGATAAAACATGGGGGGAAACAAAGTATTGTATCTTCTACTGATACTATTACGGTAGAAAAAATTGTCGCTAAAGATGGTGATAATATACGATTTGATAATGTCCTCGCAATCGGGGAAGATAACAATATTTCAATAGGAAGTCCTTGTGTAGAAGGAGCTTATGTTGAAGCAGAAGTTATAAAACAAATTCGTACGAAAAAAGTAATTGTTTTCAAAAAGCGCCGTCGACAGAATTATAGGCGTACCCGCGGGCATCGCCAAGAAATGACAGTCGTACGAATTACTGGTATTGTTACTTAA
- a CDS encoding DUF1465 family protein codes for MSNRISGSISFINRTVSSIRLKVLYEESVHLIEETSLYFDREGKVLSKTLPPVVVNLYTSESILLTTRLMQMVSWLLLQRALEDGDMSLEQVISEKDKIKFDYSHLDYTVTGWNDLPCFFRNLVERSLQLQKRIVLLDQEIYNTNLNDLSLYRSNHVQTQMKLLEACFENF; via the coding sequence ATGTCTAATCGTATTTCGGGTTCAATTAGTTTTATAAATAGAACGGTTTCTTCTATTCGATTAAAAGTTCTTTATGAAGAGAGTGTTCACCTTATAGAAGAGACTTCTTTGTATTTTGACCGAGAAGGAAAGGTACTATCTAAGACGTTGCCTCCTGTTGTTGTAAATCTATATACTTCCGAATCTATTCTTTTAACAACGCGTTTAATGCAAATGGTTTCTTGGTTATTGTTACAGCGTGCGTTGGAAGATGGTGATATGAGCCTTGAACAGGTCATCTCAGAAAAAGATAAAATTAAATTTGATTATTCTCATTTAGATTATACTGTTACTGGGTGGAACGATCTTCCATGCTTTTTTAGAAATCTGGTAGAACGCTCTTTACAATTGCAAAAGCGGATAGTGTTGTTAGATCAAGAAATTTATAATACAAATCTCAATGATCTATCGTTGTATCGATCGAATCACGTTCAAACGCAGATGAAATTACTGGAAGCATGTTTTGAAAATTTTTAA
- a CDS encoding class I fructose-bisphosphate aldolase, producing MIEDLESNVAKIVQEGKGILAADESNATIQKRFNAINLESTENSRRDYREMLFRAKDAMQYISSILLYEETLYQNAQDGTPFVDLISSSGVLVGIKVDRGLRSFPLYPEESITIGLDDLDTRLQKYKDSEAKVAKWRVVLSVSDVLPSIAVVKANMHILARYAALCQSAGIVPIVEPEVLMDGDHTIERCAEVTEFVLRTLFNELYAMRVRFEGLVLKSNMILPGKDAPQVSDEEIAIKNIQIFKRVVPCSVQGIAFLSGGQSEQDATARLSAMNSIGNHPWKLSFSYGRALQESALRVWNGKKDNVVVAQRTLSHRACMNSLATRGCWQRHLENNNCQ from the coding sequence ATGATAGAAGATCTTGAAAGTAATGTTGCTAAGATAGTTCAAGAGGGAAAAGGGATTCTTGCTGCGGATGAGTCTAATGCTACGATACAAAAACGTTTTAATGCAATAAATTTGGAATCTACAGAAAATTCAAGACGTGATTATCGAGAAATGCTATTCCGAGCAAAAGATGCTATGCAATATATTTCTAGTATCCTTCTTTATGAAGAAACGCTTTATCAGAATGCGCAAGATGGGACGCCATTTGTAGATCTTATTTCTTCTTCTGGTGTATTAGTTGGGATTAAAGTTGATCGTGGATTAAGATCTTTTCCTTTATATCCAGAAGAGTCTATTACTATTGGTTTAGATGATCTAGATACAAGATTACAAAAATATAAAGATTCTGAAGCCAAAGTTGCTAAGTGGCGAGTTGTTTTATCTGTTTCAGATGTGCTGCCGAGTATAGCTGTTGTTAAAGCCAACATGCACATACTAGCGCGCTACGCGGCTCTTTGTCAGAGTGCTGGCATTGTTCCTATAGTTGAGCCTGAAGTTCTTATGGATGGAGATCATACGATTGAACGTTGTGCTGAAGTTACAGAATTTGTATTACGCACATTATTTAATGAATTATATGCTATGAGGGTTCGTTTTGAGGGATTGGTTTTGAAATCAAATATGATCCTTCCAGGGAAAGATGCTCCTCAAGTATCAGATGAAGAGATTGCGATTAAAAATATACAAATATTTAAACGTGTAGTTCCATGTTCTGTTCAGGGTATAGCTTTTCTTTCTGGGGGACAGTCTGAACAAGATGCTACCGCGCGCTTGTCGGCAATGAATTCTATCGGAAATCATCCTTGGAAATTAAGTTTTTCCTATGGTCGTGCTTTGCAGGAATCAGCATTACGTGTATGGAATGGCAAAAAAGATAATGTAGTCGTTGCACAACGCACTTTATCCCATCGTGCTTGTATGAACAGTTTAGCAACAAGAGGATGTTGGCAAAGACATCTGGAGAATAATAATTGTCAATAA
- a CDS encoding nicotinate-nucleotide adenylyltransferase, which yields MQQSKHLQDIMRMPKVESGMNIGLFGGNFNPPHYGHIEIANIALKKLNLDQLWWIITPYNPIKHYNIPSSLEKRIALSKSLIKNPRIRITAFEESFNQKETFHTILEVKKHNKHVNFIWIMGADNIKSFHHWHHWKKIVMTVPVAIIDRLDVTFNYISSPMAKTFEHARLDESLSHRLCNTPPPSWIFIHDKHHIISSTDIRKKKIEQNTNI from the coding sequence ATGCAACAATCTAAACATTTGCAAGATATTATGCGCATGCCAAAAGTTGAAAGTGGTATGAATATAGGTCTATTTGGTGGAAACTTTAATCCCCCACACTACGGACATATAGAAATCGCCAATATCGCTCTTAAAAAACTCAATTTAGATCAATTATGGTGGATAATTACTCCATATAATCCTATAAAACATTATAACATCCCCTCTTCTTTGGAAAAACGCATCGCTTTAAGCAAATCACTTATCAAAAATCCACGTATCCGTATTACTGCTTTTGAGGAATCTTTTAATCAAAAAGAAACATTCCATACAATACTTGAAGTTAAAAAACATAATAAACATGTCAATTTTATCTGGATTATGGGAGCAGATAATATAAAAAGTTTCCACCACTGGCATCACTGGAAAAAAATTGTTATGACAGTTCCTGTCGCAATAATTGATAGACTTGATGTCACATTTAACTACATATCATCTCCAATGGCCAAAACATTTGAACATGCTCGACTTGATGAATCACTCAGTCACAGATTATGCAACACACCTCCACCCTCTTGGATATTTATTCATGATAAACATCATATAATAAGCTCTACAGATATTCGAAAGAAAAAAATAGAGCAAAATACCAACATCTAA
- the obgE gene encoding GTPase ObgE produces MKFLDEAKVYIKSGDGGDGGISFRREKFIEFGGPDGGSGGNGGNVWIKAVNNLNTLIDFRYQQHFKAQNGEKGMKRNRSGAKGSDVILTVPVGTQVFEEDGVSLICDLNQEGHRILLLPGGNGGFGNLHFKSSTNQTPYYANPGIPGHGKIICLKLKLIADVGIIGLPNAGKSTFLASVTRAKPKIADYPFTTLYPNLGIVKAGYEELILADIPGIIKNAHQGAGIGDRFLKHTERTYILFHIISVLEENVQEAYQCVSDELSAYNSQLQQKIEIVGLSQIDTVDKETLDRKKNELTTVCGQIPLEFSSMTGHGIPKILECLHKKIISIRGEDIF; encoded by the coding sequence ATGAAATTTCTAGACGAAGCAAAAGTTTATATTAAATCAGGCGATGGAGGAGATGGAGGAATATCTTTTCGGCGTGAAAAATTTATTGAGTTTGGAGGACCAGATGGTGGATCAGGCGGAAATGGTGGAAACGTATGGATTAAGGCTGTCAATAATCTCAATACTTTGATAGATTTTCGCTATCAACAGCATTTTAAAGCCCAAAATGGTGAAAAGGGAATGAAAAGAAACCGAAGCGGAGCTAAGGGATCGGATGTAATTCTCACAGTTCCTGTTGGGACACAGGTATTTGAGGAAGACGGAGTCAGCCTCATTTGTGATCTCAATCAAGAAGGACACCGCATTTTATTATTACCTGGTGGCAACGGTGGTTTTGGAAATCTTCATTTTAAATCATCCACTAATCAAACACCTTATTATGCTAATCCTGGCATTCCTGGACATGGAAAGATCATTTGTCTTAAATTAAAGTTGATTGCTGATGTTGGTATCATTGGCCTTCCTAACGCAGGTAAATCTACTTTTTTAGCCTCAGTGACAAGAGCAAAGCCTAAAATTGCCGACTATCCATTTACCACTTTATATCCTAACTTAGGAATAGTAAAAGCAGGGTATGAAGAATTAATATTAGCTGATATCCCTGGAATAATTAAAAATGCCCATCAAGGAGCAGGTATTGGAGATCGTTTCCTAAAACATACTGAACGCACTTACATCCTGTTCCATATCATCTCTGTACTTGAAGAGAATGTTCAAGAAGCATATCAATGTGTATCAGATGAACTATCCGCTTATAATAGCCAATTACAACAAAAAATAGAAATAGTAGGACTTTCTCAAATAGATACAGTAGATAAAGAAACTCTCGATAGAAAAAAGAATGAACTGACCACTGTATGCGGGCAGATTCCACTTGAATTTTCATCTATGACAGGACATGGAATACCAAAGATATTGGAATGTCTTCATAAGAAAATTATTTCTATAAGAGGAGAAGATATATTCTAA